In Pseudomonas hamedanensis, a single window of DNA contains:
- a CDS encoding ABC transporter permease — translation MIRGKWLAALCLVPFALFFIVFEIAPLVWVMINSLQSEEFGWGFANFSKIFSSKFYLQAIQYSLEISFWSSVFGIIIAVLGAYSLRRVDSKLRNFVNAFANMTSNFAGVPLAFAFIILLGFNGSITIMLKQSGIIQDFNLYSKTGLIILYTYFQIPLGVLLLYPAFDALREDWRESAALLGANGWQFWRHIGLPVLTPALLGTFVILLANALGAYATVYALTTGNFNVLPIRIAAMVSGDISLDPNLASALAVVLVALMTIVTVVHQLLLKRSYHVSR, via the coding sequence ATGATTCGCGGCAAATGGCTCGCAGCCCTGTGTCTGGTGCCCTTCGCACTGTTCTTTATCGTCTTCGAAATCGCCCCGCTGGTTTGGGTGATGATTAACAGCCTGCAATCGGAAGAGTTCGGCTGGGGCTTCGCCAACTTCAGCAAAATCTTCAGTTCGAAGTTTTATTTGCAGGCGATCCAGTACAGCCTCGAGATCAGTTTCTGGTCGAGCGTATTCGGCATCATCATCGCCGTGCTCGGTGCGTACTCGCTGCGTCGGGTCGACTCGAAACTGCGCAACTTTGTGAACGCCTTCGCCAACATGACCAGCAATTTCGCCGGCGTGCCCTTGGCCTTCGCCTTCATCATCCTGCTCGGTTTCAACGGCAGCATCACCATCATGTTGAAGCAGTCAGGGATCATTCAGGACTTCAACCTGTACTCGAAAACCGGGCTGATCATCCTCTACACCTACTTCCAGATTCCCCTCGGCGTGCTGCTGCTCTACCCGGCTTTCGACGCCTTGCGTGAAGACTGGCGCGAGTCCGCCGCGCTGCTTGGGGCCAACGGCTGGCAGTTCTGGCGGCACATCGGCCTGCCGGTGTTGACGCCGGCCTTGCTCGGCACGTTCGTGATCCTGCTCGCAAACGCCCTCGGCGCTTACGCGACGGTTTATGCGCTGACCACCGGCAATTTCAACGTGCTGCCGATCCGCATCGCGGCGATGGTGTCCGGAGACATTTCCCTGGATCCGAACCTGGCCAGCGCCTTGGCCGTGGTGCTGGTGGCGCTGATGACCATCGTCACCGTTGTGCATCAACTGCTGCTGAAGAGGAGCTACCATGTCTCGCGCTGA
- a CDS encoding alkaline phosphatase family protein produces the protein MKHNVILVVLDGLNHEVARHAMGHLQAYVGAGRAALYQLECELPALSRPLYECILTGVPPIDSGIVHNNVSRLSNQRSIYHYARDAGLKTAAAAYHWVSELYNRSPFVAARDRHTDDPSLPIQHGHFYWNDHYPDSHLFADAENLRLRHAPNFLLVHPMNIDDAGHKHGLDSAQYRNSARSADIILADYLHTWLDAGYQVLVTADHGMNNDRSHNGLLPEERQVPLFIFGDAFSLNPDAAPKQTELCGTVCELLGVPHDKPVCRELLK, from the coding sequence ATGAAGCACAACGTCATCCTTGTCGTGCTCGACGGCCTCAACCACGAGGTTGCACGTCACGCCATGGGGCATCTGCAGGCTTATGTTGGCGCAGGACGCGCGGCGCTCTATCAGCTGGAGTGCGAACTGCCCGCCTTGTCCCGACCGCTTTACGAATGCATTCTTACCGGCGTGCCGCCGATCGACAGCGGTATCGTCCACAACAATGTCTCGCGCCTCTCCAATCAACGCAGCATCTACCATTACGCCCGCGATGCCGGGCTGAAAACCGCCGCGGCGGCGTACCACTGGGTCAGCGAGTTGTACAACCGCTCGCCATTCGTCGCCGCACGCGATCGCCACACCGACGATCCGTCGCTGCCAATCCAGCACGGCCATTTTTACTGGAACGACCACTATCCGGATTCGCACCTGTTCGCCGACGCGGAAAACCTGCGCCTGCGCCACGCACCGAATTTCCTGCTGGTCCACCCGATGAACATCGATGATGCCGGGCACAAACACGGCCTCGACTCTGCGCAGTACCGCAACAGCGCCCGCTCGGCCGACATCATTCTTGCCGACTATCTGCACACCTGGCTCGACGCTGGTTATCAGGTGCTGGTGACCGCCGACCATGGCATGAACAATGATCGCTCACACAACGGCCTGCTGCCGGAAGAACGCCAGGTGCCGCTGTTCATCTTTGGCGATGCATTCAGCCTGAACCCTGACGCTGCGCCGAAGCAGACCGAACTCTGCGGCACGGTGTGCGAACTGCTCGGCGTACCCCACGACAAGCCTGTGTGCCGGGAGCTGCTCAAGTGA
- a CDS encoding ABC transporter substrate-binding protein, translating to MKQLFLATLLGSTIAMCSAAMAADTDLKTLEAAAKAEGAVNSVGMPDDWANWKGTWADLAQKYGLKHIDTDMSSAQEIAKFAAEKDNATADIGDVGAAFGPIAVKQGVVQPYKPSTWDQIPDWAKDKDGNWALAYTGTIAFIVNKKLLHGSEVPTKWADLKGGKYKVSIGDVSTAAQAANGVLAAALANGGDEKNIKPALLLFADIARQGRLSMANPTIATMEKGEIEVGVVWDFNGLSYKAKMANPDDYVVLIPSDGSVISGYTTIINKYAKNPNAAKLTREYIFSDAGQTNLARGNARPIRAEHLQLPEDVKAKLLPNEQYKKVTPIKDADAWEKTSKALPQQWNEEVIVEMK from the coding sequence ATGAAACAGCTTTTCCTGGCAACACTGTTAGGCTCGACCATTGCTATGTGCAGCGCCGCCATGGCGGCCGACACCGACCTGAAAACCCTCGAAGCCGCTGCGAAGGCGGAAGGCGCCGTCAACAGCGTCGGCATGCCCGATGACTGGGCCAACTGGAAAGGCACCTGGGCGGATCTGGCCCAAAAGTACGGCCTTAAACACATCGACACCGACATGAGTTCGGCCCAGGAAATCGCCAAGTTCGCCGCCGAGAAAGACAACGCCACCGCCGACATCGGCGACGTCGGTGCCGCCTTCGGCCCGATCGCGGTCAAGCAAGGCGTGGTGCAGCCGTACAAGCCAAGCACCTGGGATCAAATCCCCGACTGGGCCAAGGACAAGGACGGCAACTGGGCGCTGGCCTACACCGGCACCATCGCTTTCATCGTCAACAAAAAACTGCTGCACGGCTCCGAAGTACCGACCAAATGGGCCGACCTCAAGGGCGGCAAATATAAAGTCTCCATCGGCGACGTGAGCACCGCCGCCCAGGCCGCAAACGGCGTACTGGCTGCTGCTCTGGCCAACGGTGGCGACGAGAAAAACATCAAACCTGCCCTGCTGCTGTTCGCTGACATCGCCAGACAGGGTCGTCTGTCGATGGCCAACCCGACCATCGCCACCATGGAAAAAGGCGAAATCGAAGTCGGCGTGGTCTGGGACTTCAACGGCCTGAGCTACAAGGCCAAGATGGCTAACCCTGATGACTACGTGGTGCTGATCCCGTCTGACGGCTCGGTGATTTCCGGTTACACCACGATCATCAACAAGTACGCAAAAAACCCTAATGCCGCCAAGCTGACCCGCGAATACATCTTCAGCGACGCCGGCCAGACCAACCTTGCCCGCGGCAATGCCCGCCCGATCCGCGCCGAGCATCTGCAACTGCCGGAAGACGTGAAGGCCAAGCTGCTGCCGAACGAGCAGTACAAAAAAGTCACGCCGATCAAAGACGCCGATGCGTGGGAAAAGACCTCCAAAGCCCTGCCGCAGCAGTGGAACGAAGAGGTTATTGTCGAGATGAAATAA
- the minE gene encoding cell division topological specificity factor MinE, with translation MNLFDFFRANKKPSTASVAKERLQIIVAHERGQRSTPDYLPALQKELVDVIRKYVNIGNDDVHVALESQGSCSILELNITLPDR, from the coding sequence ATGAACCTTTTTGACTTCTTTCGTGCCAACAAAAAGCCAAGTACCGCCTCGGTAGCGAAAGAGCGTCTGCAGATCATCGTGGCGCATGAGCGCGGCCAGCGCAGCACGCCGGATTACCTGCCAGCCTTGCAAAAGGAACTGGTCGACGTGATCCGCAAGTACGTCAACATCGGCAACGACGACGTACACGTAGCACTGGAAAGCCAGGGCAGTTGCTCGATTCTGGAACTCAACATCACCCTGCCCGATCGCTGA
- a CDS encoding RluA family pseudouridine synthase, with translation MPLSNIRIIHQDAAVLVVDKPTLLLSVPGRADDNKDCLITRLQENGYPEARIVHRLDWETSGIILLARDADTHRELSRQFHDRETEKAYTALAWGQPELDSGSIDLPLRYDPPTKPRHVVDHEFGKHALTFWKVLERCGDWCRVELTPITGRSHQLRVHMLSIGHPLLGDGLYAHEQALAAWPRLCLHASMLGFTHPQTGERLRFECPAPF, from the coding sequence ATGCCGCTGTCCAACATCCGCATCATCCATCAGGACGCCGCCGTACTGGTGGTCGACAAACCGACGTTGCTGCTCTCGGTGCCCGGTCGCGCCGACGACAACAAGGACTGCCTGATCACCCGCCTGCAGGAAAACGGTTACCCGGAAGCGCGCATCGTCCATCGCCTGGACTGGGAAACCTCCGGCATCATCCTGCTGGCCCGTGATGCCGACACTCATCGCGAACTGTCGCGGCAGTTTCATGACCGCGAAACCGAAAAAGCCTACACCGCGCTGGCCTGGGGTCAGCCGGAACTGGACAGCGGCAGCATCGACCTGCCCTTGCGCTACGATCCGCCGACCAAACCACGCCATGTGGTCGATCATGAATTCGGCAAACACGCGCTGACGTTCTGGAAGGTACTGGAGCGTTGCGGCGACTGGTGTCGCGTCGAGCTGACGCCGATCACCGGCCGTTCGCACCAATTGCGCGTACACATGTTATCGATTGGCCATCCGCTGCTCGGTGACGGGCTCTATGCCCACGAGCAGGCGCTGGCGGCCTGGCCACGTCTGTGCCTGCACGCGAGCATGCTCGGCTTCACCCATCCGCAAACCGGCGAACGCCTGCGCTTCGAGTGCCCAGCGCCGTTTTGA
- the minD gene encoding septum site-determining protein MinD, with the protein MAKILVVTSGKGGVGKTTTSAAIGTGLALRGHKTVIVDFDVGLRNLDLIMGCERRVVYDFVNVVNGEANLQQALIKDKRLENLYVLAASQTRDKDALTVEGVEKVLMELKEQFEFVVCDSPAGIEKGAHLAMYFADEAIVVTNPEVSSVRDSDRMLGLLASKSRRAERGEDPIKEHLLITRYHPERVEKGEMLGVEDVKEILSVTLLGVIPESQAVLKASNQGVPVILDDQSDAGQAYSDTVDRLLGKEKAHRFLDVEKKGFFERLFGGR; encoded by the coding sequence TTGGCCAAGATTCTCGTGGTTACATCCGGCAAGGGTGGTGTGGGTAAGACCACCACCAGCGCCGCTATCGGTACCGGCCTCGCTCTGCGCGGCCACAAAACAGTGATCGTCGACTTCGACGTGGGCTTGCGTAACCTCGACCTGATCATGGGTTGCGAGCGCCGCGTAGTGTATGACTTCGTCAACGTGGTCAACGGCGAAGCCAACCTGCAACAGGCCTTGATCAAAGACAAGCGCCTGGAAAACCTTTACGTGCTGGCCGCCAGCCAGACCCGCGACAAAGACGCACTGACCGTCGAAGGCGTGGAAAAAGTCCTGATGGAGCTCAAGGAACAATTCGAGTTCGTCGTCTGCGACTCCCCGGCGGGCATCGAGAAAGGCGCGCACCTGGCCATGTACTTCGCCGATGAAGCGATCGTCGTGACCAACCCGGAAGTCTCCTCGGTACGTGACTCGGACCGCATGCTCGGCCTGCTGGCGAGCAAATCGCGCCGCGCCGAACGTGGCGAAGACCCGATCAAGGAACACCTGCTGATCACCCGCTACCACCCGGAGCGTGTTGAAAAGGGCGAGATGCTCGGCGTTGAAGACGTCAAGGAAATCCTCTCGGTGACCCTGCTCGGCGTGATCCCGGAATCCCAGGCCGTGCTCAAGGCGTCCAACCAGGGCGTGCCAGTGATTCTCGACGACCAGAGCGATGCCGGTCAGGCGTACAGCGATACCGTCGACCGCTTGCTGGGCAAAGAAAAAGCCCACCGATTCCTCGATGTCGAGAAGAAGGGATTCTTCGAGCGCCTGTTTGGAGGTAGGTAA
- a CDS encoding UTRA domain-containing protein produces the protein MRDEATKAVTAIGQVLQEQLDHGLLAAGSKLPAERKLSELFGTTRITVREALLQLEAQGQIYREERRGWFVSPPRLAYNLMQRSHFHAMVSAQGREPSTEVISARLQPASAAVCAWLQLPALSSVIQICRSRRIDGRLVLYVEHYLNPQFFPGILAFDLNQSITELYARHYDLHYGRVRFEIVPTSLSVDAAAALRVSVGSPGLRIARVNYDQHGRLIDCDLEFWRHDAIHVGVDVV, from the coding sequence ATGCGTGATGAGGCAACCAAAGCGGTGACAGCGATTGGCCAGGTGTTGCAGGAGCAGCTTGATCATGGCTTGTTGGCAGCGGGCAGCAAGTTGCCGGCCGAACGCAAGCTCAGTGAGCTGTTTGGCACGACGCGAATCACGGTGCGTGAGGCGTTATTGCAGCTGGAGGCGCAGGGGCAGATTTATCGCGAGGAGCGGCGCGGCTGGTTCGTTTCGCCGCCGCGTCTGGCCTATAACCTGATGCAGCGCAGTCACTTCCACGCGATGGTCAGTGCGCAGGGACGCGAGCCTTCGACGGAGGTGATTTCGGCGCGCTTGCAACCGGCTTCGGCGGCGGTCTGCGCGTGGTTGCAGTTGCCGGCGTTGTCGAGCGTGATTCAGATTTGCCGGTCGCGGCGGATTGACGGGCGTCTGGTGTTGTATGTGGAGCACTATTTGAATCCGCAGTTTTTTCCGGGGATTCTGGCGTTTGATTTGAATCAGTCGATTACTGAGTTGTATGCGCGGCATTACGATTTGCACTATGGGCGGGTGCGGTTCGAGATTGTTCCGACTTCATTGTCGGTGGATGCGGCGGCGGCGTTGCGGGTGTCGGTGGGGAGTCCGGGGTTGCGGATTGCGCGGGTCAATTATGATCAGCATGGGCGGTTGATCGATTGTGATCTGGAGTTTTGGCGCCATGATGCGATTCATGTTGGGGTTGATGTGGTTTGA
- a CDS encoding M18 family aminopeptidase, with translation MRAELNQGLIDFLKASPTPFHATASLVQRLEAAGYVRLDEREPWTTEANGRYYVTRNDSSIVAIKMGRNSPLHGGIRLVGAHTDSPCLRVKPQPELQRQGFWQLGVEVYGGALLAPWFDRDLSLAGRVTFRRDGKVESQLIDFKAPIAIIPNLAIHLNREANQGWAINAQTELPPILAQFAGDERVDFRAVLTDQLAREHGLNADVVLDYELSFYDTQSAAVIGLNGDFIAGARLDNLLSCYAGLQALLTAETDETCVLVCNDHEEVGSCSACGADGPMLEQTLRRVLPDGDEFVRTIQKSLLVSADNAHGVHPNYAEKHDANHGPKLNAGPVIKVNSNQRYATNSETAGFFRHLCMAEEVPVQSFVVRSDMGCGSTIGPITASHLGVRTVDIGLPTFAMHSIRELCGSHDLAHLVKVLSAFYASRELP, from the coding sequence ATGCGCGCAGAGTTGAACCAGGGCCTGATCGATTTTCTCAAGGCCTCCCCTACCCCGTTCCACGCCACCGCCAGTCTCGTTCAACGCCTGGAGGCCGCCGGCTACGTGCGCCTCGACGAGCGCGAGCCTTGGACCACCGAGGCCAACGGCCGCTACTACGTCACCCGTAATGATTCCTCGATCGTCGCGATCAAAATGGGCCGCAACTCGCCCTTGCACGGGGGCATCCGTCTGGTCGGCGCACACACCGACAGCCCCTGCCTGCGGGTCAAGCCGCAGCCGGAATTGCAGCGCCAGGGCTTCTGGCAACTGGGCGTCGAAGTTTACGGCGGCGCGCTGCTGGCGCCGTGGTTCGACCGCGACCTGTCGCTGGCCGGCCGTGTAACCTTCCGCCGAGACGGCAAGGTCGAGAGCCAGTTGATCGACTTCAAGGCGCCGATCGCGATCATTCCCAACCTGGCGATTCACCTCAACCGTGAAGCCAATCAGGGCTGGGCGATCAATGCCCAGACCGAGTTGCCGCCGATCCTCGCGCAATTCGCCGGTGACGAGCGTGTCGACTTCCGCGCGGTGCTCACCGATCAACTGGCCCGCGAACACGGACTGAACGCCGACGTGGTGCTGGATTACGAGCTGAGTTTCTACGACACGCAAAGCGCTGCGGTGATCGGTCTGAACGGCGATTTCATTGCCGGTGCACGCCTGGATAACCTGCTGTCGTGCTATGCCGGCCTGCAAGCCTTGCTCACCGCCGAAACCGACGAAACCTGCGTATTGGTGTGTAACGACCACGAAGAGGTCGGCTCCTGCTCGGCCTGCGGCGCCGACGGCCCGATGCTCGAACAGACCCTGCGCCGCGTGCTGCCGGACGGTGACGAGTTCGTCCGCACCATCCAGAAATCCCTGCTGGTCTCGGCCGACAACGCCCACGGCGTGCACCCCAACTACGCCGAAAAGCACGACGCCAACCACGGCCCGAAACTCAACGCCGGCCCGGTGATCAAGGTCAACAGCAACCAGCGCTACGCCACCAACAGCGAAACCGCCGGTTTCTTCCGCCATCTGTGCATGGCCGAGGAAGTCCCGGTGCAGAGCTTCGTCGTGCGTAGCGACATGGGCTGCGGCTCGACCATCGGCCCGATCACCGCCAGCCATCTGGGCGTGCGCACCGTCGACATCGGCCTGCCGACCTTCGCCATGCACTCGATCCGCGAACTGTGCGGCAGCCATGACCTGGCGCACCTGGTCAAAGTGCTCAGCGCGTTCTATGCCAGTCGTGAATTGCCGTAA
- a CDS encoding amidohydrolase, whose protein sequence is MQLTRIAQTVLLTLIAGHAGAATLESTRSEIAEQAQKLEPQLLETRRDLHAHPELGNTEKRTAELVAKQLEAMGLEVKTGVARTGVVAILKGALPGPTVALRADMDALPVKEVSNLPFASKAKGTYLDKEVDVMHACGHDAHTAILLSAAKILTGMRETLPGTVVFYFQPAEEGPSDFIPDGKNTWGAKMMVQEGVMKSPKPDAVFGLHVWAGIPAGQIAYRPGPTLASSDDLRIKILGKQTHAGRPWDGIDPITVGAQTLVGLQTVVSRRTDISSYPSVVSIGTINGGTRYNIIPESVDMTGTIRSYDYGIRQKLHADVRQTVEKIAESGGAKADVTIIEKYDPTINNPALTEKMLPTLKWAAKDDVVQGPLVGGAEDFSFFAKEAPGLFVFLGVTPRDQDMSKAAPNHNPGFFVDESALVVGVRTLASLATDYLYANAGVGK, encoded by the coding sequence ATGCAACTGACGCGCATTGCCCAGACCGTTTTGCTCACCCTGATCGCCGGCCACGCCGGTGCTGCCACTCTGGAAAGCACCCGCTCGGAAATCGCCGAACAGGCGCAGAAGCTGGAGCCGCAACTGCTGGAAACCCGTCGCGACCTGCACGCCCACCCGGAACTCGGCAACACTGAAAAACGCACCGCCGAGCTGGTCGCCAAGCAACTCGAGGCAATGGGCCTTGAGGTGAAAACCGGCGTCGCCCGCACCGGCGTGGTCGCCATCCTCAAAGGCGCCCTGCCCGGCCCGACCGTCGCCCTGCGCGCCGACATGGACGCTCTGCCGGTCAAAGAAGTGTCCAACCTGCCATTCGCCTCGAAAGCCAAGGGCACTTATCTGGACAAAGAAGTCGACGTCATGCACGCCTGCGGCCATGACGCCCACACCGCGATCCTGCTCAGTGCCGCGAAGATTCTGACGGGCATGCGCGAGACCTTGCCCGGCACCGTGGTGTTCTATTTCCAGCCCGCCGAAGAAGGCCCAAGCGATTTCATCCCCGACGGCAAAAACACCTGGGGTGCAAAAATGATGGTGCAGGAAGGCGTGATGAAATCGCCGAAACCCGACGCGGTCTTCGGCCTGCACGTCTGGGCCGGCATCCCCGCCGGCCAGATCGCCTACCGCCCCGGCCCGACCCTGGCCAGCTCCGACGACCTGCGCATCAAAATCCTCGGCAAACAAACCCACGCCGGCCGCCCCTGGGACGGCATCGACCCGATCACCGTCGGCGCGCAAACCCTGGTCGGCCTGCAAACCGTGGTCAGCCGCCGCACCGACATCTCCTCATATCCCTCGGTGGTGAGCATCGGCACCATCAATGGCGGGACGCGTTACAACATCATCCCCGAATCGGTCGACATGACCGGGACAATCCGCTCCTACGACTACGGCATCCGCCAGAAACTGCACGCCGACGTCCGCCAGACCGTTGAAAAAATCGCCGAAAGCGGCGGCGCAAAAGCCGATGTGACCATCATCGAAAAATACGACCCGACCATTAACAACCCGGCGCTGACGGAAAAAATGCTGCCCACCCTGAAATGGGCCGCCAAGGACGACGTCGTGCAAGGCCCGCTGGTGGGTGGCGCGGAAGACTTCTCATTTTTTGCCAAGGAAGCGCCGGGGTTGTTTGTGTTTCTGGGCGTCACCCCGAGAGACCAAGACATGAGCAAGGCCGCACCCAATCACAATCCCGGGTTCTTCGTGGACGAGTCGGCGTTGGTAGTCGGGGTCAGGACACTGGCTTCGTTGGCGACGGATTATTTGTATGCGAATGCGGGGGTGGGCAAATAG
- a CDS encoding mechanosensitive ion channel family protein, with the protein MFARLFALPGLFLVCLMTLLPLAPAQAVGLPGLLNTSKPQPEAQEPLGQSLDEVIKSLENDKQRAQLLSDLKKLRDATKQAQAAPEEGVLGLIGGTLANFEKQFSGADSPITRWSNEIDLAKDELTGMLLPANEWLPIIFGFAMILMLWSLLAAALIWLGHRVRLRFGLTEELPQHPKALDMLRFALRKLGPWLIALVMTVYMSYALPSSLGKSLAMVLAYALVVGTCFSAICVIAFSLLDGPHRHRALYILRHQAFRPLWLIGSFAAFGEALSDPRLIESLGVHLAHTAATTANVLAALSTGLFILRFRRPIAHLIRNQPLSRRLTRRALSDTIEILGTFWYVPALVLVGVSLFATFVSAGDTSTALRQSLICTVLLVLCMVINGLVRRHSLKPQRGPKRHALYSERLKNFFYTLAHLLVWLVFIELGLRVWGQSLIAFADGEGHDISVKLFSLIGTLIFSWLIWILADTAVHHALTRSRKGLANARAQTMMPLIRNVLFVAIFIIALIVALANMGMNVTPLLAGAGVIGLAIGFGAQSLVADLITGLFIIIEDSLAIDDYVDVGGHLGTVEGLTIRTVRLRDIDGIVHTIPFSEIKSIKNYSREFGYAIFRVAVPYNMEIDDAIKLMREVGQKMRTDPLQRRNIWSPLEIQGVESFESGSAILRARFKTAPIKQWEVSRAFNLSLKRHLDEAGLDLATPRMSVQVITAGGGQPKE; encoded by the coding sequence GTGTTTGCTCGTCTTTTCGCTTTGCCCGGTCTGTTTCTTGTCTGCCTGATGACGCTGCTGCCGCTGGCGCCCGCACAAGCGGTCGGTTTGCCCGGCCTGCTCAATACTTCCAAGCCGCAACCAGAAGCCCAGGAACCCCTCGGTCAGTCGCTGGATGAAGTCATCAAGTCGCTGGAAAACGACAAGCAACGCGCACAACTGCTCAGCGACCTGAAGAAGCTGCGCGACGCTACGAAACAAGCCCAGGCCGCGCCGGAAGAAGGTGTGCTGGGCCTGATCGGCGGCACCCTGGCCAACTTCGAAAAACAGTTTTCCGGCGCCGACAGCCCGATCACCCGCTGGTCCAACGAGATCGATCTGGCCAAGGACGAACTGACCGGCATGTTGCTGCCGGCCAACGAATGGCTGCCGATCATCTTCGGCTTCGCCATGATTCTGATGCTGTGGAGCCTGCTCGCTGCCGCCCTGATCTGGCTGGGTCACCGCGTGCGCCTGCGCTTCGGTCTCACCGAAGAACTGCCGCAACACCCCAAGGCCCTCGACATGCTGCGCTTCGCGTTGCGCAAGCTCGGACCGTGGCTGATCGCGCTGGTGATGACCGTCTACATGAGCTACGCGCTGCCCTCGTCATTGGGCAAGAGCCTGGCGATGGTATTGGCCTATGCGTTGGTGGTCGGCACCTGTTTCTCGGCGATCTGCGTGATTGCCTTTTCCCTGCTCGACGGCCCGCACCGCCATCGCGCGCTGTACATCCTGCGCCATCAGGCTTTTCGACCTTTATGGCTGATCGGCAGCTTTGCCGCGTTCGGTGAGGCATTGAGCGATCCGCGCCTGATCGAAAGCCTGGGCGTGCACCTGGCCCATACCGCCGCGACCACCGCCAATGTACTCGCCGCCCTCTCGACCGGGCTGTTCATTCTGCGCTTCCGCCGACCGATCGCGCATTTGATCCGCAACCAGCCGTTGTCTCGACGCCTGACGCGTCGCGCCCTCAGCGACACCATCGAAATTCTTGGGACCTTCTGGTACGTACCGGCGCTGGTGCTGGTCGGCGTCTCGTTGTTCGCCACTTTTGTCTCCGCCGGCGACACCAGCACGGCGTTGCGCCAGTCACTGATCTGCACTGTTTTGCTGGTCTTGTGCATGGTCATCAACGGCCTCGTGCGTCGCCACTCGCTGAAGCCGCAACGCGGGCCGAAACGTCATGCGCTGTACTCGGAGCGACTGAAAAACTTCTTCTACACCCTCGCGCACCTGCTGGTGTGGCTGGTGTTCATCGAACTGGGCCTGCGCGTCTGGGGCCAGTCGCTGATCGCTTTTGCCGACGGCGAAGGCCATGACATCAGCGTCAAGCTGTTCAGCCTGATCGGCACGCTGATATTCTCCTGGCTGATCTGGATCCTCGCCGACACCGCCGTGCACCACGCCCTCACCCGCTCACGCAAAGGCCTGGCCAATGCTCGCGCGCAGACGATGATGCCGCTGATCCGCAACGTCCTGTTCGTGGCGATTTTCATCATCGCCCTGATCGTCGCGCTGGCGAATATGGGCATGAACGTCACGCCGCTGTTGGCCGGTGCCGGTGTGATCGGTCTGGCCATTGGTTTTGGTGCGCAGTCGCTGGTCGCCGACCTGATCACCGGGCTGTTCATCATCATCGAGGACTCGCTGGCCATCGATGATTACGTCGACGTCGGCGGCCACCTCGGCACCGTCGAAGGCCTGACCATTCGCACCGTGCGCCTGCGCGACATCGACGGCATCGTCCACACCATCCCGTTCAGCGAAATCAAAAGCATCAAGAACTACTCGCGGGAATTCGGCTACGCAATCTTCCGCGTCGCGGTGCCGTACAACATGGAAATTGACGACGCGATCAAACTGATGCGCGAAGTCGGCCAGAAAATGCGCACCGACCCGTTGCAGCGTCGCAACATCTGGTCGCCACTGGAAATTCAAGGTGTGGAAAGTTTTGAATCCGGCAGCGCGATCCTGCGCGCACGGTTCAAGACCGCGCCGATCAAGCAGTGGGAAGTGTCCCGGGCTTTCAATCTGTCTTTGAAACGACATCTGGATGAAGCCGGGCTGGATCTGGCAACGCCGCGCATGAGCGTACAAGTGATCACAGCCGGTGGCGGTCAGCCAAAGGAATAG